One window from the genome of Methanomicrobiales archaeon encodes:
- a CDS encoding DUF853 family protein, translated as MNPQRSAILEETLQSMGYSPEDSADILQQLSPNVRDYLSYFNRSEIQGIIEALIFVYIAKNSHTTDGTGDGACERCCPGGTLALKQCGLVREASWQGVRVMLPTRDGARVGGVLVRKRIGVLDWGALASKVHPLVPYLLAGSSHYRYTEKTLPIGSAEDPHSFLGFITHRSSAVFRELEQFARLLAECGLAVIACEYPGSSAERWQYVFPDETVYILEAITASHSDDLKARCLSFVEYVRRKYLVLEFLRRKHHYDSIRASRELQADLITCLDRLADSVKVTKLPSHRGGDGGVQFIIADEERYRAHLDAIAASLQREVAEQFGASLNGCAAEERADEAPQAPLRERTGKSDAPSSPAGPPADPEHPAMLPAAPAERWQETARGDSSAYPPPERPAEEKGVAGAADAVGGRSPAAGAHTLNAGGDALAIFLGHSGNGDRVYWAPGTLNNGHFIIIGGSGAGKTETIRCIAAELARQGYPVLLIDFHGDMALDVPDQRTCTIREDAGYCFNPLELDPALPEITPLRATSDFVDAISINFPTLGIQQRRSIKGIIKEIYRRGGFTAARETWNRKVDFDEVEDAIMACEDETIPAYLEDIFDYKLFSGTEKIAIKEILAGGITHMNLNALPENLRYLFADLFLRRLFYSLQALGEIPRSTDSTRAKFRLFIIVDEAKLLVSQKTGQKQVIKAVLNKYATEMRKFGVSLILASQLISHFNDEILANIAVKLCMRTENKKQAQENSKFFEVSETDLMNFQPGEGILIIGSEKMNVKIVPTRERGAPPVHAGP; from the coding sequence GTGAATCCCCAGAGATCGGCGATTCTGGAAGAAACCCTCCAGTCCATGGGCTATTCTCCGGAAGACAGCGCCGACATCCTGCAGCAGCTATCCCCGAATGTCAGAGATTACCTGAGCTATTTCAACAGATCGGAAATCCAGGGGATTATCGAAGCGCTCATCTTCGTGTACATCGCAAAGAACAGCCACACGACGGACGGCACGGGGGACGGCGCCTGCGAGCGGTGCTGCCCCGGGGGAACGCTGGCGCTGAAGCAGTGCGGTCTCGTGCGGGAAGCATCCTGGCAGGGCGTGCGGGTCATGCTGCCCACCCGCGACGGAGCGCGGGTGGGCGGCGTCCTCGTGAGAAAGCGGATCGGTGTTCTGGACTGGGGGGCGCTCGCATCGAAGGTGCATCCGCTGGTGCCGTATCTTCTCGCCGGCAGCTCCCATTACCGCTATACCGAGAAGACGCTCCCCATCGGTTCGGCCGAAGACCCGCACTCGTTTCTCGGCTTCATCACGCACCGCAGTTCCGCTGTATTCCGGGAACTGGAGCAGTTTGCCCGCCTCCTGGCGGAATGCGGGCTTGCCGTCATCGCCTGCGAATACCCCGGGTCGTCTGCCGAGCGCTGGCAGTACGTCTTCCCCGACGAGACGGTCTACATCCTGGAGGCGATCACCGCGTCCCACAGCGACGACCTGAAGGCCCGCTGCCTCTCCTTCGTGGAGTACGTCCGGCGAAAGTACCTGGTTCTCGAGTTTCTTCGGCGCAAGCACCACTACGACTCGATACGGGCATCGCGGGAGCTGCAGGCGGATCTCATCACCTGCCTGGACCGCCTGGCAGACTCCGTGAAGGTGACGAAGCTGCCCTCCCACCGCGGCGGCGACGGCGGCGTCCAGTTCATTATCGCCGACGAGGAGCGCTACCGCGCGCACCTGGATGCGATTGCCGCGTCCCTGCAGCGGGAGGTGGCCGAACAGTTCGGGGCATCCCTGAACGGATGCGCCGCGGAAGAGAGAGCGGATGAGGCCCCGCAGGCCCCGCTGCGTGAGAGGACCGGGAAATCTGACGCGCCGTCCTCTCCTGCTGGCCCGCCTGCGGATCCCGAACACCCTGCCATGCTGCCCGCTGCGCCTGCGGAGCGGTGGCAGGAGACGGCCCGGGGGGACAGCAGCGCCTATCCGCCTCCCGAAAGACCCGCGGAGGAGAAGGGGGTTGCCGGCGCGGCGGATGCAGTCGGCGGGCGGTCCCCGGCTGCGGGAGCCCATACCCTGAATGCGGGCGGGGATGCGCTCGCCATTTTCCTGGGGCACTCGGGGAACGGCGACAGGGTCTACTGGGCCCCGGGGACGCTCAACAACGGGCACTTCATCATCATCGGCGGTTCCGGCGCCGGGAAGACCGAGACGATCCGCTGCATCGCCGCCGAACTGGCGCGGCAGGGGTATCCGGTGCTCCTGATCGACTTCCACGGGGACATGGCGCTGGACGTCCCGGACCAGCGGACCTGCACGATTCGGGAGGACGCGGGCTACTGCTTCAACCCGCTCGAGCTCGATCCCGCCCTGCCGGAGATCACCCCGCTGCGGGCGACCTCCGACTTCGTGGATGCGATCTCCATCAACTTCCCCACGCTCGGCATCCAGCAGCGGAGGAGCATCAAGGGGATCATCAAGGAGATCTACCGCCGCGGGGGGTTCACGGCCGCTCGGGAGACCTGGAACAGGAAGGTCGACTTCGACGAGGTCGAGGACGCGATCATGGCCTGCGAGGACGAGACGATCCCGGCCTACCTCGAGGACATCTTCGACTACAAGCTCTTCTCGGGGACCGAGAAGATCGCCATCAAGGAGATCCTCGCGGGCGGGATCACGCACATGAACCTGAACGCGCTCCCCGAGAACCTGCGCTACCTCTTCGCGGACCTCTTCCTCCGCCGCCTCTTCTACTCCCTCCAGGCGCTCGGAGAGATCCCGCGGAGCACGGACAGCACGCGGGCGAAGTTCCGACTCTTCATCATCGTGGACGAGGCCAAGCTGCTGGTCAGCCAGAAGACCGGCCAGAAGCAGGTGATCAAGGCGGTCTTAAACAAGTACGCCACCGAGATGCGGAAGTTCGGGGTGAGCCTGATTCTGGCGTCCCAGCTGATCAGCCACTTCAACGACGAGATCCTGGCCAACATCGCCGTCAAACTCTGCATGCGCACGGAGAACAAGAAACAGGCGCAGGAGAACAGCAAGTTCTTCGAGGTGAGCGAGACGGACCTGATGAACTTCCAGCCCGGGGAGGGGATCCTGATCATCGGGAGCGAGAAGATGAACGTGAAGATCGTCCCCACGAGGGAGAGGGGTGCCCCGCCCGTCCATGCCGGGCCGTGA
- a CDS encoding DUF853 family protein, with translation MGVRDLLKACSAEIVLLDALYQWATTPTGYAAVRRGLLPDHTRIQQNLIVRYGLTADQAAGIYRTLVRQVEAAGLSFAGGYLDAEIHVRRSPEVAGALLAETVSRIARAPIRERSIAWLFCRLKDDYSLWPHTRDYRACQEKMHRFLAVLDATFGIPAEAEEVFLALIRLGLVNELPWVSAAPGGSRRENELVFPSYLGDGIPRHLEAGLPDPPDPSAFLDRLLADRRGDALAALEGLAERGWMDGSEMPWEVPLHPCVVGRHGGVLAVNWRLRERLRRGIAERKRTALAEAERIVAPALPALLEQPLPEPIEGGDGMRVWRTHASGRPIAVALAPWFALGDMERLRASPSPSWRVAIASLLSASDLERLHQEVCCIRPGGDWIFVALSREGVTDRVCRDCPPAYARFVDRLRRGDLGRGQTAGDPPLSVFLGRSSRGEEVRWRPGDLQNGHVLIVGGTGAGKTETIRCIAAELARQGYPLLLIDFHGDMALDVPDQRTCTIREDAGYCFNPLELDPALPEITPLRATSDFVDAISINFPTLGIQQREQLKQFIRRAYRRCGITGDPATWGGDLDFASIEDEMQGSAGRTARTLAAYLADAFQYRLFSGEKRIEVRSVLRGGITRLNLRALPESLRFLYADLFLRKLYYALQSMGEIPRAPAGDRERFRLFVVVDEAKLLVSERQGIKAVLNKYASELRKFGVGLILASQLVGHFPEEVLANIEVKVCMKAQNGDQARRNARFFGIPDVDLLELERGEGILILGRERQRLYIVPSWERTCPAEKGQP, from the coding sequence GTGGGAGTGCGGGATCTGCTGAAGGCCTGCTCCGCGGAGATCGTTCTCCTGGATGCCCTCTACCAGTGGGCGACGACCCCGACGGGATACGCGGCGGTGCGGCGGGGGCTCCTGCCGGACCACACCCGCATCCAGCAGAATCTGATCGTGCGCTACGGCCTCACCGCCGATCAGGCGGCAGGGATCTACCGAACGCTGGTCCGGCAGGTGGAAGCGGCCGGGCTCTCTTTTGCCGGAGGATACCTGGACGCCGAGATCCACGTCCGCCGCTCCCCGGAGGTCGCGGGGGCCCTCCTCGCGGAGACCGTTTCCCGCATCGCACGCGCCCCGATCCGGGAGCGATCGATCGCCTGGCTCTTCTGCCGGCTGAAGGACGACTACAGCCTCTGGCCGCATACCCGTGACTACCGTGCCTGCCAGGAGAAGATGCACCGCTTCCTGGCAGTGCTGGACGCCACGTTCGGGATCCCGGCGGAGGCAGAGGAGGTGTTTCTCGCCCTCATCCGTCTCGGCCTCGTGAACGAGCTGCCGTGGGTCAGTGCTGCCCCCGGCGGGAGCCGGCGCGAGAACGAACTCGTCTTTCCGTCGTACCTGGGGGATGGCATCCCCCGGCACCTCGAGGCGGGGCTGCCCGATCCGCCCGATCCGTCTGCATTCCTGGATCGGCTCCTGGCCGATCGCCGCGGCGACGCCCTGGCCGCGCTGGAGGGGCTGGCGGAGCGCGGCTGGATGGACGGGTCGGAGATGCCGTGGGAGGTGCCGCTCCACCCCTGCGTCGTCGGTCGGCATGGGGGAGTCCTGGCGGTCAACTGGCGGTTGCGGGAGCGCCTGCGGAGGGGGATCGCGGAGCGGAAGCGGACGGCGCTGGCAGAGGCGGAGAGGATTGTCGCACCGGCGCTGCCGGCGCTCCTCGAACAGCCCCTGCCGGAGCCGATCGAAGGTGGCGACGGGATGCGGGTCTGGCGCACCCATGCCAGCGGGCGACCGATCGCCGTTGCGCTCGCCCCCTGGTTCGCGCTGGGCGACATGGAGAGGCTGCGGGCATCCCCGTCGCCCTCCTGGCGGGTGGCGATCGCCTCCCTGCTGTCCGCATCGGATCTGGAGCGGCTGCACCAGGAGGTCTGCTGCATCAGGCCTGGCGGCGACTGGATCTTCGTCGCCCTCTCCCGCGAGGGGGTGACCGACCGGGTATGCCGTGACTGCCCGCCCGCCTATGCCAGGTTCGTGGACCGCCTCCGCCGGGGAGACCTCGGGAGGGGGCAGACCGCCGGGGATCCGCCCCTTTCGGTATTCCTGGGGCGGTCGAGCCGGGGCGAAGAGGTCCGCTGGCGACCGGGCGATCTGCAGAACGGGCACGTGCTCATCGTCGGGGGCACCGGCGCCGGGAAGACCGAGACGATCCGCTGCATCGCCGCCGAACTGGCGCGGCAGGGGTATCCGCTGCTCCTGATCGACTTCCACGGGGACATGGCGCTGGACGTCCCGGACCAGCGGACCTGCACGATTCGGGAGGACGCGGGCTACTGCTTCAACCCGCTCGAGCTCGATCCCGCCCTGCCCGAGATCACCCCGCTGCGGGCGACCTCCGACTTCGTGGATGCGATCTCCATCAACTTCCCCACGCTCGGGATCCAGCAGCGGGAGCAGCTGAAGCAGTTCATCCGCCGGGCCTACCGCAGGTGCGGGATCACGGGCGATCCCGCAACCTGGGGAGGGGATCTCGACTTCGCCTCGATCGAGGACGAGATGCAGGGGAGCGCCGGCAGGACTGCCCGCACGCTCGCCGCCTACCTGGCGGACGCCTTCCAGTACAGGCTCTTCTCGGGGGAGAAGCGGATCGAGGTGCGGTCGGTTCTCCGCGGGGGGATCACGCGCCTGAATCTCCGCGCTCTCCCCGAGTCGCTGCGGTTCCTCTACGCCGACCTCTTCCTGCGCAAGCTCTACTACGCCCTGCAGTCGATGGGGGAGATTCCCAGGGCACCGGCGGGGGACCGTGAGCGGTTCCGGCTGTTCGTCGTCGTGGACGAGGCCAAGCTGCTGGTGAGCGAACGGCAGGGGATCAAGGCGGTCCTGAACAAGTACGCGAGCGAGCTGCGGAAGTTCGGAGTCGGGCTCATCCTGGCGTCCCAGCTCGTCGGGCACTTCCCCGAGGAGGTGCTGGCCAACATCGAGGTGAAGGTCTGCATGAAGGCCCAGAACGGGGATCAGGCCCGCAGGAATGCACGGTTCTTCGGGATTCCGGACGTCGATCTCCTGGAGCTGGAGCGGGGGGAGGGGATCCTCATCCTGGGCAGGGAGCGGCAGCGCCTCTATATCGTCCCCTCCTGGGAGAGAACCTGCCCGGCCGAGAAAGGACAGCCCTGA
- a CDS encoding class I SAM-dependent methyltransferase — MHGKGILGARLPPPELLDIGCGSGMQTIELARACPDCRIAAVGTPQPYRDDPARRAAAAGAGGRITTLRASMDGLPFGDASFDVLRAGSSIFVMGFEKGWNSWRRLLRPGGRLCLTEAVWFPDSPSPEAAAFWNECYPGMTTAAENRLTAERAGYEIVATFPLPRSAWREDYYTPLLERLPGLKAAAGGDPAAEAPVAFSEREIEMPRTHGSEYGCEFFVLRKNR; from the coding sequence GTGCACGGGAAAGGCATTCTCGGTGCTCGCCTCCCTCCCCCGGAGCTCCTGGATATCGGCTGCGGGAGCGGGATGCAGACGATCGAACTGGCCCGCGCCTGCCCTGACTGCCGCATCGCCGCCGTCGGCACCCCCCAGCCCTACCGGGACGACCCCGCCCGGAGAGCGGCAGCGGCCGGTGCGGGCGGGCGGATAACCACGCTCCGGGCCTCCATGGACGGCCTGCCGTTCGGGGATGCATCGTTCGACGTCCTCCGGGCGGGGAGCTCGATATTCGTCATGGGGTTCGAGAAGGGATGGAACTCGTGGAGGCGGCTCCTCCGCCCGGGCGGCCGCCTCTGTCTCACCGAGGCCGTATGGTTTCCGGACAGTCCTTCACCGGAGGCGGCGGCGTTCTGGAACGAGTGCTATCCGGGGATGACGACGGCCGCGGAGAACCGCCTCACCGCCGAACGGGCCGGCTACGAGATCGTCGCGACCTTCCCGCTCCCCCGATCCGCGTGGCGGGAGGACTACTATACCCCCCTCCTCGAACGGCTGCCCGGCCTGAAGGCGGCTGCGGGCGGCGATCCCGCCGCGGAGGCCCCGGTCGCGTTCTCGGAACGGGAGATCGAGATGCCCCGCACGCACGGAAGCGAGTACGGCTGCGAGTTTTTCGTCCTGCGGAAGAACCGCTGA
- the frhB gene encoding coenzyme F420 hydrogenase subunit beta, with product MVLTLGNYRQVLAARTTDKEILKNAQDGGIVTALFAYALENDIIDGAIVAGPGQLPWQGMPMVAMNRQELLAAQKTKYNISPNMKLLKEATRSFGLEKVGFVGVPCMLQGLRKAQVYPIAMRDVPDKIALVLGIFCMEVFPYQSMVQLVEDHTNQKLESVSKMEIGKGKFTVCTERCAVTAIPLKVTHKYEQPGCHVCLDYVANLSDISSGSVGTPDGWSTVFVRTKKGEAVWNGAVAEGWFETQPIEQVKPGLDLVTKLATEKITKNKKTLEERAALGVGKGLRNPYLST from the coding sequence ATGGTACTGACACTCGGGAACTACAGGCAGGTGCTGGCGGCGCGAACGACGGATAAGGAGATCCTGAAGAACGCGCAGGACGGCGGCATCGTCACCGCCCTCTTCGCCTACGCCCTGGAGAACGACATCATCGACGGCGCGATCGTCGCGGGGCCGGGGCAGCTGCCCTGGCAGGGGATGCCGATGGTGGCGATGAACCGGCAGGAACTCCTGGCGGCGCAGAAGACGAAGTACAACATCAGCCCGAACATGAAGCTCTTGAAAGAGGCCACGCGGAGCTTCGGGCTCGAGAAAGTGGGATTCGTCGGCGTTCCCTGCATGCTCCAGGGGCTCCGGAAGGCGCAGGTCTATCCTATCGCGATGCGGGACGTGCCGGACAAGATCGCGCTCGTGCTGGGGATCTTCTGCATGGAGGTCTTCCCCTACCAGAGCATGGTGCAGCTCGTCGAGGACCACACCAACCAGAAGCTGGAGTCGGTCAGCAAGATGGAGATCGGCAAGGGGAAGTTCACGGTCTGCACGGAACGCTGCGCGGTCACGGCGATCCCGCTCAAGGTGACCCACAAGTACGAGCAGCCGGGCTGCCACGTCTGCCTGGACTACGTGGCCAATCTCTCCGACATCTCCAGCGGCTCCGTAGGGACGCCGGACGGCTGGTCGACGGTCTTCGTGCGGACGAAGAAGGGCGAGGCGGTCTGGAACGGCGCCGTGGCGGAGGGGTGGTTCGAGACCCAGCCCATCGAACAGGTGAAGCCCGGCCTGGACCTGGTGACCAAGCTCGCCACCGAGAAGATCACCAAGAACAAGAAGACGCTCGAGGAGAGGGCCGCCCTGGGCGTGGGGAAGGGTCTCCGCAACCCCTACCTCTCGACCTGA
- the frhG gene encoding coenzyme F420 hydrogenase subunit gamma, producing MGLLSSIKKGMGGEEQQMPPTSPPAQTEEARREERATPDRIRVGHVHLCGCTGCVVALTDIYQGLFKVLDDYVDWVYGTTIADVRRIPEMDVALVEGAVCLQDHEQIQDLRTTRLQSKLVVAIGSCACTGNILRFSRGGQVNQPQHESFAPISDLVDVDVHIPTCAPTPQQIRNTIVMAYLLLKGTDDQKALAGRWLKPMMDLARTPFYQKASFNTLMQEVINQGLCMGCGTCAASCPVRAISMEFGKPNGTRDLCINCGACYAQCPRSFFDHDLMEQHESIMELIQGAMAPK from the coding sequence ATGGGATTACTGTCATCCATCAAGAAAGGCATGGGCGGGGAGGAGCAGCAGATGCCGCCCACGTCCCCTCCGGCCCAGACGGAAGAGGCGCGGAGGGAGGAGAGAGCGACGCCGGACAGGATCCGGGTGGGCCACGTCCACCTGTGCGGCTGCACCGGCTGCGTCGTGGCCTTGACGGACATCTACCAGGGCCTGTTCAAGGTCCTCGACGACTACGTGGACTGGGTCTACGGGACCACGATCGCCGATGTGCGGCGCATCCCGGAGATGGACGTCGCCCTCGTCGAGGGGGCCGTCTGCCTGCAGGATCACGAGCAGATCCAGGATCTCCGCACGACCCGGCTGCAGTCCAAGCTCGTGGTCGCCATCGGCTCCTGCGCCTGCACGGGAAACATCCTGCGGTTCTCGCGGGGCGGCCAGGTGAACCAGCCGCAGCACGAGTCGTTCGCGCCGATCAGCGACCTGGTCGACGTGGACGTGCACATCCCGACCTGCGCCCCGACGCCCCAGCAGATCCGCAACACGATCGTGATGGCCTACCTGCTGCTGAAGGGCACGGACGACCAGAAGGCCCTTGCCGGGAGGTGGCTCAAGCCCATGATGGACCTGGCCAGGACCCCCTTCTACCAGAAGGCATCCTTCAACACCCTCATGCAGGAGGTGATCAACCAGGGGCTCTGCATGGGATGCGGCACCTGTGCGGCATCCTGTCCGGTGCGGGCGATCAGCATGGAGTTCGGGAAGCCGAACGGCACCCGGGACCTCTGCATCAACTGCGGCGCCTGCTACGCCCAGTGCCCCCGGAGCTTCTTCGACCATGACCTGATGGAGCAGCACGAGAGCATCATGGAGCTGATCCAGGGGGCCATGGCGCCGAAGTGA
- the frhA gene encoding coenzyme F420 hydrogenase subunit alpha translates to MSKVVEISPTTRHEGHSKLVLKIDDEGIVERGDWLSITPVRGIEKLAINKWMEQVPKIASRTCGICPIAHTLAGVEAIEASIGVEIPKDARQLRIILQAANRLHSHALWSILALPDMYIPGTDTKINPFSPEEPVRSVARRIQRIREIAQTIGEISGGEAIHPSNPRIGGMYMNVSPLAKNKMYDLAKEARVLTQEHMEFMIAVFRNFMKRDWTEVGGRQVPIPRDLGYHNQGYMATDPLYGTSSLDPNPTWNPDRFMEVRPWDWYMGEMTVDHEDPAYPIGGTTKAGVQTDPRMEACNGVPLYDGQPVEVGPRARLAVFRNFDEKGTLGQQIARMMEMTDAVYSMIRALDELNPNGRVLAEEIPQGDGSLGWVVNEAPRGSDVHLARVKEGRVQWYNMLVPTTWNFPTCSRALTGAPWQLAEVVMRGFDPCVSCATHMIVVDEERRIVARKMVQ, encoded by the coding sequence CCATCAACAAGTGGATGGAGCAGGTCCCCAAGATTGCCTCGAGGACCTGCGGGATCTGCCCCATTGCCCACACGCTGGCCGGCGTCGAAGCCATCGAGGCCTCGATCGGCGTGGAGATCCCGAAAGATGCCCGGCAGCTGCGGATCATCCTGCAGGCCGCGAACAGGCTGCACAGTCATGCACTCTGGAGCATACTTGCGCTGCCGGACATGTACATCCCCGGGACCGACACGAAGATCAACCCGTTCTCCCCCGAGGAGCCGGTGCGGAGCGTGGCCAGACGGATCCAGCGGATCCGCGAGATCGCGCAGACCATCGGCGAGATCTCCGGCGGCGAAGCGATTCACCCCAGCAATCCCCGCATCGGCGGGATGTACATGAACGTGTCTCCGCTGGCCAAGAACAAGATGTACGATCTCGCCAAGGAGGCGCGGGTGCTGACGCAGGAGCACATGGAGTTCATGATCGCGGTCTTCCGGAACTTCATGAAGCGGGACTGGACGGAGGTCGGCGGCAGGCAGGTCCCGATCCCGAGGGATCTCGGCTACCACAACCAGGGCTATATGGCGACGGATCCCCTCTACGGGACATCCAGCCTCGATCCGAACCCGACCTGGAACCCGGACCGGTTCATGGAGGTGCGCCCCTGGGACTGGTACATGGGCGAGATGACCGTCGACCACGAGGACCCGGCCTACCCGATCGGCGGCACGACGAAGGCCGGAGTGCAGACCGATCCCCGCATGGAGGCCTGCAACGGCGTCCCGCTCTACGACGGCCAGCCCGTCGAAGTGGGGCCGAGGGCCCGGCTGGCGGTCTTCCGCAACTTCGACGAGAAGGGCACCCTGGGCCAGCAGATTGCCCGCATGATGGAGATGACGGATGCGGTCTACAGCATGATCCGCGCCCTCGACGAGCTGAACCCGAACGGCAGGGTGCTCGCGGAGGAGATCCCGCAGGGCGACGGCTCCCTGGGCTGGGTCGTGAACGAGGCTCCCCGCGGGAGCGACGTCCACCTCGCCCGGGTGAAGGAAGGGCGCGTGCAGTGGTACAACATGCTGGTCCCGACCACCTGGAACTTCCCGACCTGCAGCCGGGCGCTCACCGGCGCACCCTGGCAGCTCGCCGAGGTGGTGATGCGGGGGTTCGACCCGTGCGTCTCCTGCGCCACCCACATGATCGTGGTCGACGAGGAGAGGAGGATCGTGGCCCGGAAGATGGTCCAGTGA